Sequence from the Hamadaea flava genome:
ACCGCAGGAAGGTGTACGCCGGCATGTCCTCGCTGACCGGGGCGGTATTCGCCCGCCAAGCCCAGCGGCAGTTCGCCATCGTCGACGCGCACGCGCACGCCGGGCCCTACAGTCTGTTCTTCATCCCCGACAACGGACCCGACGCGATGGTGCGGGTGATGGACCGCTGCGGCGTCAGCCGTACCGTGTTCTCCAGCCACCTGGCGATCCAGCTCGACGCGTCGGCCGGCAACGACGCCACGGCCGCCGCGGTCAGCGCGCACCCCGGGCGACTGTCGGGGTATCTGGTGGTCAACCCATGGCAGGACCCGCACGCCGAGGTGGAGCGTTACGCCGGCGACCCACGCTTCAGCGGCATCAAACTGCACCCGAGCCTGCACCATTACGCGCTCACCGGTCCGCGCTACGCGGCTGCCTTCGAGTACGCGGCGCACACCGGCTGCCCCGTGCTGACCCACACCTACGCCGGCTCCGAATGGGACGACCTGTCGGTGGTCGCCGCGGTCGCCGAGCGCTACCCGAACGTGACGATCCTGGCCGGCCACAGCGGAATCACCCCGACCGGGTTCGACGCTGCGATCGCCGTGGCGCGGCGGATGCCCAACGTTGTGCTGGAGGTGTGCGGCTCGTTCATCCGCGGCGACGACATCACCCGGATGGTGGCCGAACTCGGCCCCGATCGGGTCGTGTTCGGCAGCGACTTTCCTTTCATCGACCTGCGCATGTCTCTCGGCCGGGTGATCTTCGCGCAGCTCAACGATGACGAGCGGGCGGCCGTGCTCGGTGGAACCATGCTCTCCCTCCTCGGCCGACAGCGGTCCGCGCACGATACGCTACGAGGGGTAGCGTGAGATGCGACGCAGTGGCCGGAGGTCGTCACAAGTGGCACGGCTAGGTTTGGGCACCGGATCCGAGATCGTCATCGGCGTCGTCGGTCCGCTCGATCTCGTCGAGCGGATCATGTTCATGGGACGCGAGCCCGGCACCCGGGACTGGCGGCTGGTCGGCTCGGCGCACAACGCGGAGCAGGAGACCCGCGAGCGGCTCATGAAGATCGTCGACGGCATCGACGTGGCTTTGTTCACTGGTCCACTCCAGTACGACCTGGCCCGCGCCGAGGGCGAGCTGCCCGTCCCCGCCACGTACGTGCCGGTCTCCGGTGCGTCGATGTACTCGGCACTATTGGGCGGGACCGTCGCCGGCACCTGTGATCCCGCCCGGGTGAGCGTCGACTCGATCGCCGAGGCCGACGTCAAAGAGTCCTACGACGAGATGAACGTGAGCACCGCCGGCGTCCACGTGCTCGAATACCAGGGACCGACCTCGGTGAAGGAGTTCCTGGCGTTTCACGAGCGCCTCTATCGCTCCGGCAAGACGTCCGCCGCGTTGACGACCGTGCGTACCGTCGCGCAGGGGCTGCAGGCCGCCGGTGTGCCGGCGCTGCGGATGCTGCCGACCGCCCGGACCCTGCGTACGGCCCTGAACACCGCAGCCCTGCTGGGAACCGGCAGCAAGCTGGAGGAGTCGCAGATCGCCATCGCGATCGTCCAACTGCCGCAGGCGTACCGGCAGGGGCACATCGGGCCCAGCAACTACTGGCAGCAGGAGCTGCGGCTATCACTGCACCGCACGCTGCTGATCGAGGCGCAGCGGATGGGCGCCACCGTCATGCCGTGGGCCGAGCACAGCTATCTGATCGTCGCGACGGTGGGCTCGCTGGCCCAAGCGACCGACGGGCTGCGCGCGGCGCCGTTCCTGGACAGCATCCGCGAGGAACTCGGCGCGACCGTCGAGATCGGTATCGGCTTGGGCCGCAGCGCCCGCGACGCCGAGGTCAACGCAGCCACCGCGGTGGGGCAGGCTTCGGCAACCGAGGCGGTCCTGATCGACGCCAACGGTGACGTGATGTCCCTGCCCGCCCGGCCGCACCAACGCCAGGCCGATCCCGCTGCGGCGACGGTGACAGCCTCATCGGCCCGGTCCAAGGGCGTACAAGTGCTCGGCAAGCTCATCGACCGGCTGGGCGTCGACGGCGGATCCGGCCCTGAGGTGGTGGACGCTGAGGCGGTCTCGGAGCTGCTGGGGATCAGTGCGCGAAGCGCCCGGCGTACCCTCAACGAACTGGTCGAACAAGGTCTGGCCTGGCCGGTGCCGGTTGCTCGGTCGGCCCAGGTCGGCCGGCCACGCCAACAGTATCGGCTGGTCGCCGAGAAGCTGGGGCGTTAGCCGCCGGCGCGAGCGTGGCGCACCCGAACCGGCGGCCGAACGCTCAGCCCACCTCAATATGACCGTCACGGACGCCGACCAGGGCAGGCTTGGCGCGCTTGAGGTCGTCGTTGGCGGCCGGGCAGTACTGGCGACTGTTGTACTCGAACGCCGGTGACGACCACGGCAGCGCGGCCGCCAGCCGAGCCGAGTGTTCGAGTGCCAGATCGACGGCGGTCAGGTCCTGAATGGTGACGAACATCCGGTGCCGCTGGGCGAACGCGTGCGCGCGCAACGCCAGGCTGGTGCCCTTGCTCGCTTTGACCACCAGGCCGCTCCAGCCCTGATCGCGCAACCCGCCGAGCTGCTCGGCGGTGGCCAGTCCTTCGTCGACGAGCACCGGTTTGAGTCGCCCGACCGCGCGCAGACCGCTCGGGTCGTCACCGGCGTCCCTCGGTATCGGCTGCTCGAGATAGCCGATCGCGGCGTACGCGTCCGGGTCGTCGGCACGCACCCGTTCGAGCAGCTCGACTACGCCGGCGGCTTCGGCGTACCCCTCGTTGGGATCCAAGGACAGCCGCGGCCGGCCGGCGTGGCGGAAGACCTCACCGACCCTGGCCGCGTCGGCCGCGGGGCTGCGACCGGACAGCTTGATCTTGACGTGCCCGATGCCGTCCGGCGGCGGCGCAGCGGGATCGTCGACGCCGACGACGTGCTGCACCGGCAGACGGCGCCGCAGCGGCGGCGGCAGTGCCGACAACGCGGCGTGCACCGCGTTGTCGACGGCCGCCAGCGCCAGCGTGGTGGCCAAGGCCGGCATGGCGCCACCGATCGTGGCCTGCGCGACGGTGTCGTGGACCTCGATCGGGTCGGCCGTGCGAATGCCGTCGGCCGCCTCGGCCAACGTCACCGCCGCCGCACGCATCAGCTGGTCCTTGCTCGCCCAGGACAGCTGCGGATCCCCGGGCCAGGCCCACGGCACCGAGAGCATGCTCGCCCCGGCGCCGTGGCGCTGACCCGATCGGACCCGCACGACCGCCATCGTGACCCGGTCGATGCTCGCCCCGGACAGATGCAGCGGCCGAGCGAACAACACGTCCCGGAACTCGATCCCCGTGACGCTAAGCGGCGCCATAGATGCTTGCCACCGTGTTGTAGGTCGCTGCGTAGCTGGTCCGCACGCCGGTCGTGTCGTAGGTGTCGGCGCCGGTCTTGTTCAGGCAGTAGATCAGTGAGCCGTCGGTGATGCCGAGCGCGGCCAGGTCGAGTGCCGTGTCGACGACGGCGCCGACGTACGCCGGTGTGGGCGCGTCCGGCTCGCGGGCGAGCTTGGACGCGTAGGTCATCAAGGTCGGCTTCATGTTCGGCACGAAGCCGTAAAGGTAGGCGGTGGAGCTGCGGGCCGCCGTCCAGCCGGTGCCGGAGTCGAAGTCGCCGCTAGTCACGGTGAACCCCGTTCCGGCGATGCTGTCGAAGGTCATCGCGGTGTGGAAGTTCGCGACCGCCTTGGCGTCGTACATCTCGATCCGCAAGGTGGCCGAGGACTTTCCGGCCAGCAGCGGGCGCAGTACCGAGTCGCTGATCGTCACCGCGGTGCTGGCCGGCGTACCGGCGATGTCGCGGGAGAAGACCACGGTGTTGTCGATGGCGACCCGGGCGTAGCGGTATCCGGCGGTGGCCCCGGTGAAGTCGTCCCAGACGTCGAAGGTCAAGCCGTAGGAGGCGGCTGTCGGGTTGACGCTGACGGTCGTGGAGTACGACGTCTTCCAGCCCGCGGTGGAGGCGGTGTTGGGCGGGAAGTAGAACTGTGCGCACCGGGCGCTGCCGGCGCAGCTGATCGCGTCGTACACGGCGCGGGTCTCCGGATCGGCGTTGGCCGAGTTGGTCATGTCGATGCCGTTCGACTCATTGCGATAGGGGAATATGACGCCGTCGATGTAGTAGCGGTACGCGCCGAGCATGTTGCTGTAGCCGACGAGATTCGGGTAGTACAGCACCGGCCGGAACTTGACGGCCGGGTTGACCGCCCGCGCCGCTGTCACCATGCTCTCGGTGTACGCCCTGGTGTAGGTCGCGGCGTTGCCGGCGAAGTCGTCGATCGCCCACCCGGTCAGGTTCGGGTAGGTCACCGACAGTTCGGCGATCTTCGTCGCCCACTGGACGTAGTCCAGGTAGTACGGCGGCATCTCGTTGCCGGCCGTGTCCTTGGACTCCGACGGCGGGCAGAGGTACACCCAGACGTCGATACCGGCCGCGGACGCGGCGGTCAGAAACGCGGGCAGGGTGTTCCAGTCGCGCCCACCGCGCAGGCCGTAACAGATGAGGTACGCGTACGTGTTGACGTGGGCGCCGCTCAGTTTGGCGATGGTCGCGGCGACGTCAATGTCCTTGTTGGCGTCGGTGTACCGGATCGGGGTGGCGTAGTCGCCCTTGACCGGCGACTGCGCCGCCGTGGCGACCGACGGGACACCCAGGACCATGGCGCCCAACGCCATGACCACGGTGATCGCGTGAATGAACAGTTTGCGCACGTGGAACCCTCCCTAGCGAATGAGAAGCGGGTTTAGTGCAGACGCTGCCGCCGGTAGTGGGCCGGCGGGCAGCCGAGGTGTCGCTTGAAGACGATGCGGAAGCGTTTGGCGCTGGTATAACCACTGCGTGCGGCGATCTGCTCGATCGGCAGTCCGGTGCCGGTCAACAACGCCCGCGCGTACGCGAGCCGGCACCCGGTGAGGTAGTGCCGGAAGGTCTCCCCCCGGCGGCGGCGGAACAGGTGCGAGATGTAGAACGGGCTGACCGCCACGGCTCCCGCCACCGAGTCCAGGCTCAGCGCCGGGTCGCCGAAATGCTGTTGGATGTGGGTGATCGCGAGTTCCAGGGGGTCGCCGGGCCCGGCGTGGTCGCCGATGAGGCGGGCGATGAGATTGTCCAGCCACAGCCGCAGGTAGGACCGTTCGTGGATGTCGGCGAGTTCGAACAACTCGGTCAGCGGGACCGACGACCAGTCCACCGATCCGTCGGCCAGGCGTTGGGCTCCGGTGGCCTCGGCTGCGCTGAGCAACGCGGCGATCAGCCCGTGGCGCAGCGACTGCGGGGTGGCGCCCGGCTGAGCGGCGGCGCGCCCGACCCAGTGAATCAGAACCTCGACCGCTGCCCGCCGGTCGCCCCGGCGCAGACAGGCCGACAAGGTCGTCTCCACTCTCGCCGGAGGCCGGTCAGGTTTCGCCGGAGGCCGGGCGGATGGGACGCCGCCCGGCCGGGCGTCATCGGACGGCAGGATGACCCGGTCGCCACCGTCGGCCAGCAACTTGCGGTCGGCGGTCCGCGTGGCGGCCCGTCGTGCCTGGTGCACCGGGGCGGGCCGGCCGATCACCACGGTCGCCGTCAGCTCGGTGCCGCGGCGGATCCGGTCGCGTATCTCGTGGGCCAGGTCGGCCGCCTGCCGAGCCAATGTGTGGCGGTCCTCGCCGGCGAGCGTGACGATCCAGCTGTCGGGTGGCTCATGGGACACCTCGACCCGCTCCAGCGACTCCATCTCCGACCGGCATCGGGCGAGCTGGTCGGCCGCCCAGCGGTCGCCCCGGCTGCGCGCCCCGAGGACGAAGTCGTCCGCGTCGACGACCATGGCAACGGCGTACCGCATGGACAGACGGTACCGAGACGTGGGCAAGTTACGCTAGTCCCAAATTCGTTTAACGGCCGACCGAATCATCGCGGCGTGAAACGTACGGGGTTGATCAGCGTGCCCAAGCCGGAGACCGAAGCGTGCATGACGTCGCCGTCGGACAACGGCGCCAGGCCCGCCACCGTCCCCGTGGCGATCACGTCCCCGGGCGACAACGTCATCCCGTCGGACAGATCCTCGATCAGCCGCGGGATGCCGAACACCATGTCGGCGGTGTTGGCCTGCTGGCGCAGCCGGCCGCCGACTTCCAGGCGCAGCTCCAATGCCTGCGGATCGGGCACCTCGTCGGCAGTCACCAGGTAAGGGCCCAGGGGCGCGAACGTGTCGAACCCCTTGGCCTGGTCCCAGGGCACGTTGCGCTCCATGTTGGCCAGTTGCAGGTCCCGGGCCGTGACATCGTTGATCACCGAGTAGCCGGCGACCGCCTCCCGCCATCGTTCGGCCGGCAGGTCCCGAGTCTCGGCGCCGATGACGATCGCCAGCTCCACCTCATGCTCGAGGTGGCGCGTCCGGGCCGGTGCCACGACCGTCCGCCGATGGCCGATCAACGCCGACGGAGGCTTGAAGAACAGCACTGGCTCCGGCGGCACCTCCAGCCGGCTCTCCGCCGCGTGAGCGGCGTAGTTCAACGCCAGGCAGCAGATCTTCGTGCAGGTGGCCACCGGCGGCTCGAACAGCACCGCCCGCGGGTCCAGCGGCGCCGCGCCGGTGCGCCGCATCCGGTCCACCGCCTCAGTCAGCTCGGCGACGCCGTAGTCGCGCAGCAGCGCGACGGGATCGCCGGACATGCCCGACGGCAGAGTCAGCAGCGCGCCCGTCTCCCGGTCGAGAGCGGCCACCTCGACGGGTGCGCCTTCGGCGCGCCTGATCCGTGCAAGAAACATGCGGCCCAGCCTCGCGGGCATCCAAGGCCCCGGACAAGGCCACCCAGTTGCGCTACCTACCCGTTTCTTGTCCTGTTCCTTGACCGGCACCACGCCCGGGTTCGTAGCGTCACAGCCGTGACCGCCGACGAACGCCCCCAGACCATCGCCACCCAGATGCACGCCGCCGCCCGTCAGGTCCTCGCCGGCGGGGTGTCCAGCGACGCCCGCCGCCTGCCCGGCACACCGCTGTACGTCGACCGGGCCGCCGGATCGCGGCTGTGGGACGTCGACGGCAATTCCTACCTCGACTACGTGCTCGGGCAGGGCCCGGCGATTCTCGGGCACTGCCCGCCGGAGGTCGTCGACGCGATCCGTACGCAGGCCGGGCGAGGGATCGTCTACTCCGCCCAGCACGAGGCGGAAGTGACCGTGGCACAACGGCTGTGCGCCATGGTCCCCGTCGCGCAGCGCGTGCGGTTCAACACGGTGGGCTCCGAGGCCGTCCACGCGGCGCTGCGCCTGGCTCGCGGCTACACCGGACGCCCGAAGGTCCTCAAGTTCGAAGGCCACTACCACGGCTGGTTCGATCCGGTGCTCTACAGCGTGCACCCCGCCGTGGACGCCGCCGGGCCGGCCGAACGCCCACAGCCCGTCCCCGGCACCGGGGGACAGCAGCTGAGCAGCGCGGCCGACCTGGTCCTCGCGCCCTGGAACGATCTCGACGCCCTGCGTACCCTGCTGGAGCTGCACGGCGAGCAGATCGCCGCGGTCGTCATGGAGCCGATTCTGTGCAACACCGGCGCGATCGTCCCCGACCCCGGCTATCTCGCCGGCGTACGCGAGTTGTGCGACCGGCACGGCTGCCTGCTCATCTTCGACGAGGTGATCACCGGGTTCCGGGTCGCGCCCGGCGGCGCGCAGGAACTGCTCGACGTCACACCGGACCTGGCCGTCTTCGGCAAGGCGATGGCCGGCGGCATGCCCGTCTCGGCCCTAACCGGACGGGCCGAGGTCATGGACTTCATCACCGACGGCACCGTCGCGCACGCCGGAACGTTCAACTCGCACCCGGTGGCGATGGCGGCCGCCGCGGCCACGCTGCGGATCCTCGACGAACAGCGCGACGAGATCTATCCCCGGCTACACCGGCTCGGCGCGGCCCTCATGGACGGCATCCGCGCAGCGGCGGCCAAGGCGGGCGTCCCGATGCTCGTCGACGGGCCGGGCCCGATGTTCCAGACCTATCTCACCACCAACGACCGGGTACGCGACTACCGCGGTTTCGCCGCCACCGACCGCGCCGGGATGGCCCGCCTGCACGGGCTGCTGCTGAACCAAGGCGTGAACATGGTTCCGCGGGGGCTGTGGTTCCTATCGGCCGCGCATACCGACGACGACGTCCAGCGCACCGTCGACGCGGTCGCACGTGCCCTGGAGCAGTGGTGATCCGGGTCGGCATGGTGGGGGTCAACACCTCCCACGCGACGGCGTTCGCCACGGCGATCGGCACCCTGCCAGATGCCACGCTGACCTGGGTGTGGGGTGGCGAGCTGCGGCCGGGCCAACCCGACGCCGCGGCCCTCGCCCGCACCCACGCCATCGCCGACGTGGTACGCGCACCCACCGACCTGCTGGCCGAGACCGACCTCGTCCTGATCATCGACGACACCGGCGGCGGTCGCAGCCACGCGGCGCTTGCCCGCCCGTTCCTGCGGGCTGGGGTGGCGACCTTCGTCAACAAGCCGATGGCGCTCGACCTGGCGGAAGCGGTGGAGTTGTTCGGCTACACAACCGCGGTCACCAGCTCGTCGGCGCTGCGGTTCAGCCGGGAGATCGCCGCCGCCCGCGAGGAAATCACCGCTCTGGGCACCCTGTCGAGTGGGATCAGCACCGGGCCCGGCGAGTGGTTCTACTACGGCGTACACGCCGTCGAGCAGCTGTTCGCCGCCACCGGCGGCGGCGTCGCATGGGTGCAGCGGCTGACGTGGCCGCAGCGGGACGTGGCGATCCTGGGCTACCACGACGGGCACACCGCCGTCGTGCAAACCCTGCGCGACGCGAAGAACTCGTTCGTGCTGAGCCTGCACGGCGAGCACGGTTGGCTGACCGTCGAGACCCTCGACGCCACCGCGTTCTACCGCGGGCAGATGGCCGCGACGGTGCACATGGCGCGTACGGGGGTTCCACCGGTAACGGCGGCCGAGACGTTGGAGGTGCTCGCCGTGCTGCGCGCCGGGGAGGTCTCGGCCGAACGCGGCGGGTCCCGCGTCGCGCTTGCCGAGGTTATGCCCTGACAGGTGTTCCGCGGCGACGTGGGACGAACACGCGGGGTCGAGGGACGGCGGGTGGTGTCGTGCGTCCTTCGGCCCCGTCATCGCAAGCTCAGCCGCCGAGCACCTTGCCGACGGCGACCGCGATGTCCGCGGTGTCCTCCACCGAGCCGAGCAACGTGTGATGGGGCAGCCAGATCGTCGCTGCCGCCACGCGATCGGTCACCGGGCAGTCCCACTGCGCCAGCGGCATACCGGTGAGCCCGGCCAGCTGTTCTGCCTTGTGGCGCAGCGCCTTGTTACGGTGCAGGCCCGCATAGCCGGCCAGGCACGGGATGCCCTCCGCGGTCAGGGCTCGGACGACCGCGTCCCGATCCCGGTCCGGCACCTGGAATACGAAAAGGTGCAGCCCGTGCTCGGTGACTCGCGGATCTTCGGCGGGCAGCACCACCTCGGCGTCGCTCAACAATGACGTCAGGACGGCGGCGTTGGCCGACCGGGTCGCCTGCTGCTGTGGGTGCCGGCCCAGCTGCGCCGTCAGGACCGCGGCCTGGAATTCCGTCAGACGCAGGTTGTACCCGACGCGATCGTGCTGATACCAGCCGCCGCCGCGGACCCGGCCGAGGTTCACCATGGAGTACACCTCGTCGGCGAGCGCCTCGTCGTCGGTCACGACCACGCCGCCTTCCCCGGCGCTGATGTTCTTGCTCGTCTGGAAGCTGAAGGTGCCGCACGCGCCGATGGCACCGACTCGCCGGCCGCGCCAGGACGCGCCATGTGCCTGCGCCGCGTCCTCGATGACCGGGATTCCGTGGCGGGCACCGAGGTCCATCAGCGCGTCCAGATCACACGGCCGGCCCGCGATGTGCACGGCCATGATCGCCCGCGTACGCGGGGTGATGAGGGCTTCGACCTGGTCGGCTTCGATCAGGTGGGTGTCGGCGCGAATGTCGGCGAAGACCGGTACGGCGTTGGCGAACAACACCGCGCTGGCACTGGCCACGAACGTGTACGCCGGAACGATCACCTCGTCGCCCGGCCCGACCCCCATGGCGGTCAACGCGGCCACTAGTGCCATGGTGCCGTTGGCGAGACAGATCCCGTACGCGGCCTGCTGGTAGCGCGCGAACGCGTCCTCGAAGCCGGCGACGCGATCGCCGTGCGTGCTGCCCCACCGGCCGGAGGCGAGCACCTCGGCGATCGCCGTGCCCTCCTCGTCCCCGGCCATCGGCCACTGTGGAAACGGTGCCGAGCGGACCGGCGTCCCGCCGTCGATTGCGAGCGTCGATGACATATCCAACCTCATTTCCGGATGGCAAATAATCTGATTTAGGCTAGCCATAAATGATGCCGTGGGGAAGATCGAATCGAGGCGACCGAGGATTGTGGGCCGGGTGCGGCAGGTGTGCAATGCCCACAGCAGTGCGCGGGCGGCGTCGCGATCCCGCACAGCGCCGGTGGTGACCATGCTGATCAGCAGCAGGCCGGTGGTGTCGACGACGATGTGGCGCTACGGCCGTTGACCCGCTTGCCGGCGTCCTAGCCGCGGCTGGATTTGGCGACGGTCTCGGCCGCACTCACCCACTGCGAGTCCACGATCGCCGCCGACGGGGTCGCCTTGCGGCAGTCGGCCACGCGGACCTGTTCGCGCAGCCCATCATGCAGGCGGGTTTGGGTGCCGTCGCGAGTCCAGGTGCGGAAGTAGTGGTAGACGATTGGCCAGGGCAGGAAGTCGATCGGCAGTCAGCGCCGCGAGCGTCCTGTCCACACTCGGCTGGGCTGCGGGCGACCTGATCGCCGTCACCGTCCGTCACGGAGCGACCCTGTGCATTCGCGCGCGTCCATGGCGCGGCGGTATCTCGGGCATACTGGTGCGGCCGTATCGGATCGACGTATCTCGGGGGTTCCATGGAGACAGACGCTGTAGCGCAACGGTCTGAAGCGGCCGGCCAGGTGCCGGCGCTGCGGCTGACCGGCCTGCACAAGGCGTTCGGCGCGACCGTCGCGGTCAGCCACGTCGACCTGACCGTGCCGGGGGGATCGTTCTTCGGCCTGGTCGGCCCGAACGGCGCCGGCAAGACCACCGCCTTGTCCATGGCGGTCGGCCTGCTTCGCCCCGACGAGGGCGGTTCCGAGGTGTTCGGCGTGGACGTCTGGGGCGACCCGGTCCAGGCGCGCGCGCTGATGGGCGTCCTGCCGGACGGGCTGGCGATGCCTGAGCGCCTCACCGGCCGGGAGCTTCTGACGTTCCTCGGGCAGCTGCGCGGGATCGAGCCCGCCGTGCTCGCCGAGCGTACCCAGGAGCTGCTCGACGTGATGGAGCTGAACGACGCCGAGACCACCCTCGTGGTGGACTACTCGACCGGCATGCGCAAGAAAATCGGCCTGGCCACCGCGTTGCTGCACGGGCCGCGACTGCTGGTGCTGGACGAGCCCTTCGAGGCGGTCGACCCGGTGTCTGCGGCCGCACTGAAGACGATCCTCATCCGGTTCGTCGAGTCGGGCGGATCGGTGGTGCTGTCCAGTCATGTCATGGCGCTGGTCGAGCAGTTGTGCGACACGGTCGCCATCATGGCCAAGGGCCGGGTCGTCGCGGCCGGGCCGCTGGCCGAGGTCCGCGGCGAGCGGACGCTGGAGCAGACGTTCGTCCGGCTGGTCGGCAGTGACGAGCACGCCGGCAGGGGGCTGTCGTGGTTGGCGTCCTGATCCGGATGAAGCTGGCGATCATCCGGCACTCCATGACCGGCGGCAAGGCCGCCTGGATGGTCACCGGCGGCGCCTTCGGGCTGCTTTTCGCCGCCGCCACGATCTGGTTGACGTTCGTCGACATCGCCGAGCCGGGCGTGCTGGGCGATCTGCTTGCCTGCGTCTGGGCGATGTGGATGCTGGGCTGGGTGGTCGGCCCGCTGTGGGGAGGTTCGGCCGTCCTGCGCGCGGACCACTTCGCGCTGCTCCCGGTGCCGCGCCGCAAACTCGCGCTCGGGCTGCTCGGCGCCGCCTTCGTCGGCGTCACCACGGCGGTCACGGCGCTGGCATTCCTCAGCCTGATCACGTACGCGGCACACCTGGGTGCGCTGCCGGCCTTGATCGCGGTACCGGCCGCCGCCGGAGAACTAGTGTTCGTGGTGCTGCTGTCGCGGGTCGCGTACGCCCTCGTCGGTTTTGTCGCCACGTCCCGGATCGGTGCGGCCGTCACGGGTGTGCTGTTCGCCGCCATGATCGTCCTGTCCCAGTCCGGCTGGATGATCATCGTGGCGATCATGTACTCGGACGTGCTCACTACCGGCTTCTCGGCCACGTTCTCGACCACACTGCGCTGGATCCCGTCGAGCTGGGGGGTGGTCGCTGTCGACGCCGCCGCCCGCGGCGACTGGCTGCTGGTTCTCGGCGCGCTCGCCAGCCTGGCCGTCGTCATCGGCCTGCTCCTGCTGATCTGGGCGGCCACTCTCGGCACGCCACGCCGCTCCCGGGTCACCATCCGCGGCACCAGCCACGCACCCGTGCCGACCGGTGGCCTGTTCGCCGGCCCGACCGGCACGGTCTTCCGCAAGGAGCTGCGCACCTGGTGGCGCGACCCGCTGCGGACCACCACGGCGACCGTGCCGATCGCCTGGGCGCTGCTCACCACTTTGCTGCCACTCACCTTCGACGCCAAGGCGCTGCTGCCGTGGGCCGGCCCGGCGGTCGCCCTGTTCGCCATCACCTCGGCCTGCAACCTGTACAGCCAGGACGGCACCGCGCTCTGGCAGACCATCACGACCGGCGCCCAACACGCGGACGTACGCGGCCGGCAGTTGGCCTACCTGACGGTGTTCGGCCCGATCTCGATCGCTCTCAGCATCGGCTTCACCATCTGGAGCGGCTACGCCTGGGCCTGGCCGTGGGTCGCGGCGACCGTGCCGGCTCTGCTCGGCGGTGGCGCCGGCCTGATCATCTACGCCTCGGTGGTTGCGATGGTCCCCGGTCCCGACGCGCACAAGCGCCCGGACAACCCGCTCGAGCGCGCCGACACCACCGGACAGTCCAATGTGCTGTTCTGGATCGGTCTGCTCCCGGCCGCCCCGGCGCTCACCGCCGTGATCCTCGGCGACCGGCTCGACCTACCCGTGCTGCTGTGGGCAGGCGGACCGATCAGCCTGGCGACCGGCATCGCGCTTGCCTGGTGGCTGGGCGCGGCGGCGGGTAAGAAGCTCACCGCCACGGGCGCGGACATGCTTCACATCATGCGTACCGGTCGGAACACGGCGACGGGCCGAGCGGCGACGGGCGGTGTCAAGCTCGAGGTGTCCAAGCGGGACGCGACGATCGGCATCCTCTACTGGATCGGCGGCCCGATCCTGTTGTTCCCGCAGGGCATCGTGCCGTTCGTGTTCATCCTCGTCGGCGTCGACGTGAAGTCCTGGTTCCTGGCGATGTACGTGCCGCACGCGTGGGGGCTGGCGGTCGCTGGCGCCGGCATCCTGATCGGCATCTTCCTG
This genomic interval carries:
- a CDS encoding helix-turn-helix transcriptional regulator, with the protein product MRYAVAMVVDADDFVLGARSRGDRWAADQLARCRSEMESLERVEVSHEPPDSWIVTLAGEDRHTLARQAADLAHEIRDRIRRGTELTATVVIGRPAPVHQARRAATRTADRKLLADGGDRVILPSDDARPGGVPSARPPAKPDRPPARVETTLSACLRRGDRRAAVEVLIHWVGRAAAQPGATPQSLRHGLIAALLSAAEATGAQRLADGSVDWSSVPLTELFELADIHERSYLRLWLDNLIARLIGDHAGPGDPLELAITHIQQHFGDPALSLDSVAGAVAVSPFYISHLFRRRRGETFRHYLTGCRLAYARALLTGTGLPIEQIAARSGYTSAKRFRIVFKRHLGCPPAHYRRQRLH
- a CDS encoding fumarylacetoacetate hydrolase family protein; this encodes MFLARIRRAEGAPVEVAALDRETGALLTLPSGMSGDPVALLRDYGVAELTEAVDRMRRTGAAPLDPRAVLFEPPVATCTKICCLALNYAAHAAESRLEVPPEPVLFFKPPSALIGHRRTVVAPARTRHLEHEVELAIVIGAETRDLPAERWREAVAGYSVINDVTARDLQLANMERNVPWDQAKGFDTFAPLGPYLVTADEVPDPQALELRLEVGGRLRQQANTADMVFGIPRLIEDLSDGMTLSPGDVIATGTVAGLAPLSDGDVMHASVSGLGTLINPVRFTPR
- a CDS encoding aspartate aminotransferase family protein; amino-acid sequence: MTADERPQTIATQMHAAARQVLAGGVSSDARRLPGTPLYVDRAAGSRLWDVDGNSYLDYVLGQGPAILGHCPPEVVDAIRTQAGRGIVYSAQHEAEVTVAQRLCAMVPVAQRVRFNTVGSEAVHAALRLARGYTGRPKVLKFEGHYHGWFDPVLYSVHPAVDAAGPAERPQPVPGTGGQQLSSAADLVLAPWNDLDALRTLLELHGEQIAAVVMEPILCNTGAIVPDPGYLAGVRELCDRHGCLLIFDEVITGFRVAPGGAQELLDVTPDLAVFGKAMAGGMPVSALTGRAEVMDFITDGTVAHAGTFNSHPVAMAAAAATLRILDEQRDEIYPRLHRLGAALMDGIRAAAAKAGVPMLVDGPGPMFQTYLTTNDRVRDYRGFAATDRAGMARLHGLLLNQGVNMVPRGLWFLSAAHTDDDVQRTVDAVARALEQW
- a CDS encoding Gfo/Idh/MocA family protein, which encodes MVIRVGMVGVNTSHATAFATAIGTLPDATLTWVWGGELRPGQPDAAALARTHAIADVVRAPTDLLAETDLVLIIDDTGGGRSHAALARPFLRAGVATFVNKPMALDLAEAVELFGYTTAVTSSSALRFSREIAAAREEITALGTLSSGISTGPGEWFYYGVHAVEQLFAATGGGVAWVQRLTWPQRDVAILGYHDGHTAVVQTLRDAKNSFVLSLHGEHGWLTVETLDATAFYRGQMAATVHMARTGVPPVTAAETLEVLAVLRAGEVSAERGGSRVALAEVMP
- a CDS encoding amidohydrolase family protein, with protein sequence MSSLTGAVFARQAQRQFAIVDAHAHAGPYSLFFIPDNGPDAMVRVMDRCGVSRTVFSSHLAIQLDASAGNDATAAAVSAHPGRLSGYLVVNPWQDPHAEVERYAGDPRFSGIKLHPSLHHYALTGPRYAAAFEYAAHTGCPVLTHTYAGSEWDDLSVVAAVAERYPNVTILAGHSGITPTGFDAAIAVARRMPNVVLEVCGSFIRGDDITRMVAELGPDRVVFGSDFPFIDLRMSLGRVIFAQLNDDERAAVLGGTMLSLLGRQRSAHDTLRGVA
- a CDS encoding enolase C-terminal domain-like protein, whose product is MAPLSVTGIEFRDVLFARPLHLSGASIDRVTMAVVRVRSGQRHGAGASMLSVPWAWPGDPQLSWASKDQLMRAAAVTLAEAADGIRTADPIEVHDTVAQATIGGAMPALATTLALAAVDNAVHAALSALPPPLRRRLPVQHVVGVDDPAAPPPDGIGHVKIKLSGRSPAADAARVGEVFRHAGRPRLSLDPNEGYAEAAGVVELLERVRADDPDAYAAIGYLEQPIPRDAGDDPSGLRAVGRLKPVLVDEGLATAEQLGGLRDQGWSGLVVKASKGTSLALRAHAFAQRHRMFVTIQDLTAVDLALEHSARLAAALPWSSPAFEYNSRQYCPAANDDLKRAKPALVGVRDGHIEVG